In Cucurbita pepo subsp. pepo cultivar mu-cu-16 chromosome LG04, ASM280686v2, whole genome shotgun sequence, the following are encoded in one genomic region:
- the LOC111793636 gene encoding uncharacterized protein LOC111793636, which translates to MAGMLPGVECARRRRLHQTKACSDSPPIAATRTLTRKSVLCLYTSNHETLLASNPSLQGSLLVEAQENDNLDGIAREAKRRLDERLRKSEDKRGIATRRFSWTNWIAGEQNNCGQCW; encoded by the exons ATGGCTGGAATGCTTCCAGGTGTAGAGTGTGCTCGAAGAAGACGGCTACATCAAACCAAAGCATGCTCTGATTCACCGCCCATCGCCGCCACTCGGACCTTAACCAGGAAATCCGTTCTCTGCTTGTACACAAGCAACCACGAAACGCTCCTCGCTTCAAATCCCTCTCTG caAGGAAGCCTGTTAGTCGAGGCACAAGAAAACGATAATCTGGACGGAATCGCGAGAGAGGCGAAGAGGAGATTGGACGAGCGATTGAGGAAATCAGAGGATAAAAG AGGGATAGCGACGAGAAGGTTCAGTTGGACGAATTGGATCGCCGGCGAGCAAAACAATTGTGGTCAGTGCTGGTGA
- the LOC111793815 gene encoding uncharacterized protein LOC111793815 isoform X1 codes for MGGEVMGGCVFDGSISMHDFLIERRPYHRNCGCALHHRAKNGGCPHALNTSVSFLKARKWTDTCRLQIQAMSEFSAHAAPTSLLHHLSSDASGTANLDEKPIGGRSSSPSTPPSKFRA; via the exons ATGGGAGGTGAAGTGATGGGCGGATGTGTGTTCGATGGGAGCATTTCGATGCATGACTTTTTGATCGAACGAAGGCCTTACCATCGCAACTGTGGCTGCGCATTGCACCATCGCGCCAAAAATGGGGGCTGTCCGCATGCTCTTAACACCTCTGTTTCCTTTCTCAAAGCTCGGAAATGGACCGATACTTGTCGGCTGCAAATCCAGGCCATGTCCGAGTTCTCCGCCCATGCTGCTCCTACCTCTCTTCTTCACCACCTTTCTTCCG ACGCCAGTGGCACAGCAAACCTCGATGAGAAGCCAATTGGGGGGCGATCGTCTTCTCCATCAACCCCGCCATCGAAATTCAGAGCATAG
- the LOC111793815 gene encoding uncharacterized protein LOC111793815 isoform X2 translates to MGGEVMGGCVFDGSISMHDFLIERRPYHRNCGCALHHRAKNGGCPHALNTSVSFLKARKWTDTCRLQIQAMSEFSAHAAPTSLLHHLSSGFLCDP, encoded by the exons ATGGGAGGTGAAGTGATGGGCGGATGTGTGTTCGATGGGAGCATTTCGATGCATGACTTTTTGATCGAACGAAGGCCTTACCATCGCAACTGTGGCTGCGCATTGCACCATCGCGCCAAAAATGGGGGCTGTCCGCATGCTCTTAACACCTCTGTTTCCTTTCTCAAAGCTCGGAAATGGACCGATACTTGTCGGCTGCAAATCCAGGCCATGTCCGAGTTCTCCGCCCATGCTGCTCCTACCTCTCTTCTTCACCACCTTTCTTCCG GGTTTCTATGTGACCCATGA
- the LOC111792798 gene encoding uncharacterized protein LOC111792798, translated as MAGGRRRTNHAKPSDGFRKNKGSSGRRRSDPSSSVRGNLFVDGGVLSDWQFQTSPPSSAREGNSRSKGKSGSKSADLDRKKAASSSGTKQSNGNAIGYEYPPAPHQEGGLHSESRGLQNDADCSLDNSQPFILLNSNSKHSQIVAYVDDKPPIKEDDVEFTYDYGTNFLLGDSSHRGLGFHDEDELVRNQNTDDDSPTLVEEQEGLCTGSLPSKKEAGTDERVECREGVELASEMLAEASSPNKYSHGVCSPRNSGFLSIGGVRLYTQDVSDEESDDDGELSNGSSEYSEPSESDESSESDSSAEMACSGSDIDDEVAEDYLEGIGGSEHILKSKWLVKQELAESDDDCSSSSLDDTLEKLSSIALQEASKEYGMKKTPSRKKSNIVSRDNWSSLALDDLLIKDSRSASARKKKNAAHFAGSWPPKAPKSKACGKYPGEKKKYRKETIAAKRRERMLNRGVDLTKINLKLEHMVLNREDMFSFQPMHPRDCSQVRRLAAIYRLHSGCQGSGKKRFVTVTRTQYTGLPSSSDQVRLSQLLGARDEDNDFSVAEGLNIKSHGSNRSREKKNAKTSGLSILELNHSGSSKSRTRGSAGKGSSQKKTGKKYADQPVSFVSCGVMQPDAVEITTSNVKDVDKGKDIVDASEMMELTTSKVKNMDISRESIGAFEAHTTGFGSKMMAKMGFVEGGGLGKDGQGMACPIEVIKRPKSLGLGVEFSAEASTSAGDNQESRGSAIRTTGALGKSTKMGAFEEHTKGFGSKMMAKMGFVEGGGLGKDGQGMARPIEVIKRPKSLGLGVEFSAEASTSAGDNQESRRSTNRTTGALGKSKKMGAFEEHTKGFGSKMMAKMGFVEGMGLGKDSQGMVNPLLPVRRPKARGLGAKG; from the exons ATGGCCGGAGGAAGACGAAGAACCAACCATGCCAAACCCAGTGATGGTTTCAGGAAGAACAAAGGTAGTTCCGGCAGAAGAAGATCAGACCCGTCGTCTTCAGTTCGAGGAAATTTGTTTGTTGATGGTGGGGTTTTATCTGATTGGCAGTTCCAGACCTCGCCACCGAGTTCAGCTCGAg AGGGAAATTCTAGGTCGAAAGGCAAGTCTGGATCCAAATCGGCTGATTTAGATCGTAAAAAAGCAGCTTCGTCAAGTGGGACTAAACAATCAAATGGTAATGCTATTGGCTATGAGTACCCTCCTGCTCCCCATCAG GAAGGGGGGTTGCATTCTGAATCACGAGGTCTGCAGAATGATGCAGATTGTAGCTTGGACAACTCACAGCCTTTTATATTACTTAATTCTAACTCGAAGCATTCGCAAATTGTCGCATATGTTGACGATAAACCACCTATAAAGGAAGATGATGTTGAATTTACTTATGATTACGGTACAAATTTTCTGTTAGGTGACAGTTCTCATAGAGGACTAGGGTTTCACGATGAGGACGAACTTGTTAGAAATCAAAACACTGATGATGATTCACCCACACTtgtggaagaacaagaaggatTATGTACTGGTTCATTGCCCTCCAAGAAGGAAGCGGGTACTGATGAGAGGGTTGAGTGCAGGGAAGGGGTTGAGTTGGCTAGTGAGATGCTAGCTGAAGCATCATCCCCCAACAAATACTCACATGGTGTGTGCTCTCCAAGAAATTCAGGTTTCTTGTCAATTGGTGGTGTGAGATTATACACCCAAGATGTATCTGATGAAGAAAGTGATGATGATGGGGAGTTGTCAAATGGAAGTTCTGAATACTCTGAGCCTTCAGAGTCCGACGAATCGTCTGAAAGTGATAGCTCTGCAGAAATGGCTTGCAGTGGTTCAGATATTGATGACGAGGTGGCTGAAGATTATCTTGAAGGGATTGGTGGGAGtgaacatattttaaaatccaaaTGGTTAGTAAAACAAGAGTTGGCCGAGTCGGATGATGATTGTTCCAGCAGTAGCCTTGATGATACTTTGGAGAAATTAAGCAGCATTGCTTTGCAGGAAGCATCCAAAGAATATGGAATGAAGAAAACTCCTTCAAGGAAGAAAAGTAACATTGTTTCTAGAGATAATTGGTCGTCATTGGCTCTAGATGACTTGCTGATAAAAGATTCTAGATCTGCATCTGctagaaagaagaagaatgctGCTCATTTTGCAGGTTCTTGGCCTCCAAAGGCTCCAAAAAGTAAAGCTTGTGGAAAGTATCCTG gtgaaaagaagaaatatcGTAAAGAAACAATTGCAGCAAAGCGTCGAGAAAGAATGCTTAATCGGGGTGTTGATCTAACGAAAATAAACCTG AAATTGGAGCACATGGTTTTGAACAGAGAAGATATGTTTTCTTTCCAACCTATGCATCCCCGTGATTGTTCCCAG GTACGACGCTTGGCAGCAATTTACCGCTTGCATAGTGGATGCCAAGGTTCTGgtaaaaaaag GTTTGTAACGGTAACTCGAACACAATACACGGGATTGCCATCATCAAGTGATCAAGTTCGCCTCTCACAG CTACTAGGAGCAAGAGACGAGGATAATGATTTTTCTGTTGCGGAAGGCCTAAATATAAAATCACACGGCAGCAACAGAAgcagagaaaagaagaatgccAAAACAAGTGGTTTGAGCATATTGGAGCTTAATCATTCTGGAAGCAGTAAGTCGAGGACAAGGGGTTCTGCGGGTAAGGGATCAAGTCAGAAAAAGACTGGCAAAAAGTATGCTGATCAACCAGTCTCATTTGTATCATGTGGAGTGATGCAACCAGATGCGGTGGAGATAACAACTAGCAATGTTAAGGACGTAGATAAAGGTAAGGATATCGTAGATGCATCAGAAATGATGGAGTTGACTACTAGCAAAGTCAAGAACATGGATATAAGTAGGGAAAGTATTGGTGCATTTGAGGCGCACACCACGGGCTTTGGGTCAAAAATGATGGCAAAAATGGGATTTGTAGAAGGTGGAGGGTTGGGGAAAGATGGTCAAGGAATGGCCTGCCCCATTGAAGTGATCAAAAGGCCAAAATCACTTGGGTTAGGCGTTGAGTTCTCGGCAGAGGCCTCGACTTCTGCTGGTGATAACCAGGAAAGTCGAGGATCCGCCATTAGAACAACTGGAGCTTTGGGAAAATCTACAAAAATGGGTGCTTTTGAAGAGCACACCAAAGGGTTTGGGTCGAAGATGATGGCAAAAATGGGATTTGTAGAAGGTGGAGGATTGGGGAAAGATGGTCAAGGAATGGCTCGACCCATTGAAGTGATCAAAAGGCCAAAATCACTTGGGTTAGGCGTTGAGTTCTCGGCAGAGGCCTCGACTTCTGCTGGCGATAACCAGGAAAGTCGAAGATCGACCAATAGAACAACCGGAGCTTTgggaaaatctaaaaaaatgggTGCTTTTGAAGAGCACACCAAAGGATTTGGGTCGAAAATGATGGCAAAGATGGGATTTGTTGAAGGAATGGGATTGGGAAAAGATTCACAAGGAATGGTGAACCCTTTGCTTCCTGTTAGGCGGCCTAAAGCACGAGGGTTGGGCGCCAAAGGTTAG
- the LOC111792800 gene encoding transmembrane 9 superfamily member 11-like, with product MEFWGGFRIWVLSVCLILQCGYGFYLPGSYPLKHIVGDDLSVKVNSITSIDTEMPFSYYSLPFCQPQGGIKDSAENLGELLMGDRIENSPYLFKMYKNQTDVFLCKTDPLSDDQFKTLKERIDEMYQVNLILDNLPAIRYTKKEGYHLRWTGYPVGINFKGSYFVFNHLKFKVLVHKYEETNVASIMGTGDAAGVIRTIGKQEPDAPGYMVVGFEVVPCSPLHNVDLVKNLKMYEKYPNPIQCDPASVSTQIKKGQPIVFTYDVTFEESDIKWPSRWDAYLKMEGSKVHWFSILNSLMVITFLAGIVLVIFLRTVRRDLTRYEELDKEAQAQMNEELSGWKLVVGDAFRAPANPALLCIMVGDGVQLLGMGIVTILFAALGFMSPASRGTLITGMLFFYMILGVAAGYVAVRLWRTICCGDHRGWASVSWKAACFFPGIAFLILTTLNFLLWGSQSTGAIPLSLFVILLLLWFCISVPLTLVGGYFGAKAPHIEYPVRTNQIPREIPPQKYPSWLLVLGAGTLPFGTLFIELFFIMSSLWMGRVYYVFGFLFIVFVLLIVVCAEVSLVVTYMHLCVEDWKWWWKSFFASGSVAIYIFLYSINYLIFDLKSLSGPVSATLYLGYSLFMVLAIMFITGTVGFLSSFWFVHYLFSSVKLD from the coding sequence ATGGAGTTTTGGGGTGGATTTAGGATCTGGGTCTTGTCCGTCTGCTTGATTTTGCAATGTGGATATGGGTTTTATCTTCCGGGGAGTTACCCTCTCAAACATATTGTCGGTGATGACTTGTCCGTGAAAGTTAATTCTATAACCTCTATCGATACCGAAATGCCGTTTAGCTATTACAGTTTGCCTTTTTGCCAACCTCAAGGCGGCATTAAGGATAGTGCTGAAAATCTTGGCGAGCTTCTAATGGGGGACCGGATTGAGAACTCGCCTTATCTGTTTAAGATGTATAAGAATCAGACAGATGTGTTTTTGTGTAAGACAGATCCGTTGAGTGATGATCAATTTAAGACCTTAAAGGAGAGGATTGATGAGATGTATCAGGTGAACTTGATCCTGGACAATTTGCCTGCAATTCGGTATACCAAGAAAGAAGGCTATCATTTGCGTTGGACAGGATACCCTGTAGGAATCAACTTCAAGGGTTCCTACTTTGTCTTTAACCATTTGAAATTTAAGGTTCTTGTTCACAAATATGAGGAGACCAATGTAGCGAGCATAATGGGAACCGGTGATGCTGCAGGTGTGATCCGAACAATCGGTAAACAGGAACCGGATGCTCCGGGATACATGGTGGTTGGATTTGAGGTTGTACCCTGCAGTCCTTTGCACAATGTAGATTTGGTTAAGAACTTAAAAATGTACGAAAAGTATCCAAATCCTATTCAATGTGACCCTGCCAGTGTATCAACGCAAATTAAAAAAGGCCAACCTATAGTGTTCACGTATGACGTTACATTTGAAGAGAGCGACATCAAGTGGCCATCTCGATGGGATGCGTATTTGAAGATGGAGGGTTCAAAAGTTCATTGGTTTTCGATCTTGAACTCTTTGATGGTGATAACGTTTCTCGCTGGTATTGTTCTTGTGATCTTCTTGAGGACCGTTCGACGAGATCTTACACGTTACGAGGAGCTTGATAAGGAGGCTCAGGCACAGATGAACGAGGAGTTATCGGGTTGGAAGCTTGTCGTGGGGGATGCTTTCCGTGCTCCAGCCAATCCTGCACTTTTGTGTATTATGGTTGGTGATGGGGTTCAGCTTCTTGGGATGGGAATTGTGACCATATTGTTTGCTGCTCTTGGGTTCATGTCCCCAGCATCCCGTGGAACACTTATTACAGGCATGCTATTTTTCTATATGATTCTCGGCGTCGCAGCCGGCTATGTTGCTGTACGTCTTTGGAGAACTATCTGTTGTGGTGACCACAGAGGATGGGCTTCAGTGTCATGGAAGGCTGCTTGTTTCTTCCCTGGTATTGCCTTTCTAATTCTCACCACGCTGAATTTTCTATTATGGGGCAGTCAAAGCACTGGAGCCATTCCATTGTCGCTCTTTGTTATTCTACTTTTGCTGTGGTTCTGTATATCAGTTCCTCTTACTCTTGTTGGTGGCTATTTTGGTGCCAAGGCACCTCATATTGAATATCCTGTTAGAACCAACCAAATCCCACGGGAAATACCACCCCAGAAATACCCATCTTGGCTCTTAGTCCTTGGCGCCGGCACTCTTCCTTTTGGCACCTTATTCATAGAACTCTTCTTCATCATGTCTAGCCTCTGGATGGGTCGTGTTTATTACGTTTTCGGGTTTCTCTTCATCGTGTTTGTGCTTCTTATTGTGGTTTGTGCTGAGGTATCTCTGGTTGTAACCTATATGCATCTTTGTGTGGAAGATTGGAAATGGTGGTGGAAGTCTTTCTTTGCTTCTGGTTCAGTTGCCATATACATCTTCTTGTACTCGATTAATTATCTTATCTTCGATCTTAAGAGCTTGAGTGGACCTGTCTCAGCCACTCTCTACCTCGGTTATTCACTCTTCATGGTTCTTGCAATCATGTTCATAACTGGAACGGTTGGATTCCTCTCGTCCTTCTGGTTCGTTCATTACTTGTTCTCTTCTGTGAAGCTGGACTGA